One window of Streptomyces sp. SUK 48 genomic DNA carries:
- a CDS encoding RNase A-like domain-containing protein, translating into MRTRSATYPDRDTAQWATQQVVTANEQLIHRWLAQSTRARLSIEAAWPAREEPVGRVLLQAMMLAGREPVEVRAARVVLRRDPARPHGFTVHSTFPIYL; encoded by the coding sequence ATGCGCACCCGATCCGCCACCTACCCCGACCGCGACACCGCCCAATGGGCCACCCAGCAGGTCGTCACCGCCAACGAGCAGCTCATCCACCGCTGGCTCGCGCAGTCCACGCGGGCGCGGCTGAGCATCGAGGCGGCCTGGCCCGCGCGGGAGGAGCCGGTCGGGCGGGTGTTGTTGCAGGCGATGATGCTGGCCGGCCGCGAACCCGTCGAGGTGCGGGCCGCCCGGGTGGTCCTCCGGCGGGACCCCGCCCGCCCGCACGGCTTCACCGTGCACTCCACGTTCCCGATCTATCTCTAG
- a CDS encoding serine hydrolase, with amino-acid sequence MRESSRLSRRAVLGLTAAALPMSAAALPLAAAPALAASPATAIGGERLARRGLQADGAAAVPVKLLTARAWLVADATTGEVLASFNAHQRLAPASTLKMLFADTVLNKFDRTEKYTVKDSDIADVPAGSSLVGVKAGITYTVEQLWQGVFLRSGNDAVHVLAHMNGGIARTVAEMQARARDLQALDTHVVSPDGFDHPGQLSSAYDLTLFARHGLANPDFRGYCGTRIANFPAGGKKTFQIQNTDRLLSGAWGLKTYDGLIGVKNGYTSHAGNTFTGAATRDGRTLLVTVMHPATGSNAVYEQTAALLDWGFTHGRTARPVGALVKPLSEGGAPATAVPGHGQAAGASGAPGKGPSAERLAEGAAGTAALLAAAGGFLLWRRRRANATRDAAGTHRPPAPRAAEPDPQEPPAPTEQPGGGRHRR; translated from the coding sequence GTGCGCGAATCATCCCGGCTCAGCCGGCGTGCCGTCCTCGGGCTGACGGCCGCCGCCCTTCCCATGTCCGCCGCGGCCCTTCCCCTGGCCGCCGCCCCGGCCCTGGCCGCGTCCCCGGCCACCGCCATCGGCGGTGAGCGGCTGGCCCGCCGCGGTCTCCAGGCGGACGGCGCCGCGGCGGTGCCCGTGAAGCTGCTCACCGCCCGCGCCTGGCTGGTCGCCGACGCGACGACCGGCGAGGTGCTCGCCTCCTTCAACGCCCACCAGCGCCTCGCGCCCGCGTCCACGCTGAAGATGCTGTTCGCGGACACCGTGCTGAACAAGTTCGACCGCACCGAGAAGTACACGGTCAAGGACTCCGACATCGCCGACGTCCCGGCCGGCTCCAGCCTCGTCGGGGTCAAGGCGGGCATCACCTACACCGTCGAGCAGCTCTGGCAGGGCGTCTTCCTGCGCTCCGGCAACGACGCCGTGCACGTCCTCGCGCACATGAACGGCGGCATCGCCAGGACCGTCGCCGAGATGCAGGCCAGGGCGCGGGACCTCCAGGCCCTCGACACCCATGTGGTCAGCCCCGACGGCTTCGACCACCCCGGCCAGCTGTCCTCGGCGTACGACCTCACGCTCTTCGCCCGGCACGGGCTGGCGAACCCCGACTTCCGGGGCTACTGCGGCACCCGTATCGCGAACTTCCCGGCGGGCGGCAAGAAGACCTTCCAGATCCAGAACACCGACCGCCTGCTCAGCGGGGCGTGGGGTCTGAAGACGTACGACGGCCTGATCGGCGTGAAGAACGGTTACACCAGCCACGCGGGCAACACCTTCACCGGGGCCGCCACCCGTGACGGCCGCACCCTGCTGGTCACGGTCATGCACCCGGCCACCGGCAGCAACGCCGTCTACGAGCAGACCGCCGCCCTCCTGGACTGGGGCTTCACCCACGGCCGTACGGCCCGGCCGGTGGGCGCGCTGGTGAAGCCGCTCAGCGAGGGCGGCGCGCCCGCGACGGCGGTGCCCGGGCACGGGCAGGCGGCGGGCGCGTCGGGCGCACCGGGCAAGGGCCCCTCCGCGGAGCGCCTCGCGGAGGGTGCGGCGGGCACCGCGGCGCTGCTCGCGGCGGCCGGCGGTTTTCTGCTGTGGCGCCGCCGCCGGGCCAACGCGACCCGGGACGCGGCCGGTACCCACCGGCCCCCCGCGCCCCGCGCGGCGGAGCCGGACCCCCAGGAGCCCCCGGCCCCCACGGAGCAGCCGGGCGGCGGCCGGCACCGGCGCTGA
- a CDS encoding multidrug effflux MFS transporter, whose protein sequence is MPEHAAAPAPRTDQDDDRTENTTASPAARRTGLLVTFVLGGLTATPPLAMDMYLPSLPEVTRSLHAPAATVQLTLTACLLGMALGQLVVGPMSDRWGRRRPLLTGLAVNLVATALCALAPNVETLVAFRLVQGLAGAAGIVIARAVVRDLYDGVAMARFFSTLMLISGVAPVVAPLIGGQILRVTDWRGVFLVLTVIGALLGALVWLRLPETLPPAERHGGGVGHALRSMRTLLADLPFTGYMLAGGFAFAALFAYISASPFVIQEIYGASPQTFSLLFGLNSVGLVVAGQINGKVLVGRVSLDKVLAAGLAVITLAATALLLMSSGVFGEVGLAPIAAALFVLMSAMGLTMPNAQTLALLRTKHAAGSASALLGTSSFLVGAVASPLVGIAGEHTAVPMAVVQLAAALVAGACFVGLCRPWNTRENARAGSEGDES, encoded by the coding sequence ATGCCCGAGCACGCGGCGGCACCTGCACCGCGGACGGACCAGGACGACGACCGTACGGAGAACACCACCGCGTCCCCGGCCGCCCGCCGCACCGGCCTCCTCGTCACCTTCGTCCTCGGCGGCCTCACCGCGACGCCCCCGCTCGCCATGGACATGTACCTCCCGTCGCTGCCGGAGGTCACCCGGTCCCTGCACGCGCCCGCCGCCACCGTCCAGCTCACCCTCACCGCGTGCCTGCTGGGCATGGCCCTCGGGCAGCTGGTCGTCGGCCCGATGAGCGACCGCTGGGGCCGGCGCCGCCCGCTGCTGACCGGCCTCGCCGTGAACCTCGTGGCGACCGCCCTGTGCGCCCTCGCCCCGAACGTGGAGACCCTGGTCGCCTTCCGGCTGGTCCAGGGTCTCGCGGGCGCGGCCGGCATCGTCATCGCGCGGGCCGTCGTACGCGATCTCTACGACGGTGTCGCCATGGCCCGCTTCTTCTCCACCCTGATGCTGATCTCCGGGGTCGCGCCGGTCGTGGCGCCGCTGATCGGCGGGCAGATCCTGCGGGTGACCGACTGGCGCGGGGTGTTCCTGGTGCTCACCGTGATCGGGGCGCTGCTCGGCGCGCTGGTCTGGCTGCGGCTGCCCGAGACGCTGCCGCCCGCCGAGCGCCACGGCGGGGGAGTGGGGCACGCGCTGCGTTCGATGCGGACGCTCCTCGCGGATCTGCCCTTCACCGGCTACATGCTGGCCGGCGGCTTCGCCTTCGCCGCGCTGTTCGCCTACATATCGGCCTCGCCCTTCGTGATCCAGGAGATCTACGGCGCCTCGCCGCAGACCTTCAGCCTGCTGTTCGGCCTCAACTCGGTCGGTCTGGTGGTGGCCGGGCAGATCAACGGCAAGGTGCTGGTCGGCCGGGTCAGCCTGGACAAGGTGCTGGCCGCCGGGCTCGCGGTGATCACGCTCGCGGCGACCGCGCTGCTGCTGATGTCCAGCGGCGTCTTCGGCGAGGTGGGCCTCGCGCCCATCGCCGCCGCGCTGTTCGTCCTGATGTCCGCGATGGGCCTGACCATGCCCAACGCCCAGACCCTCGCCCTGCTGCGCACCAAGCACGCCGCCGGGTCCGCGTCCGCGCTGCTCGGCACCTCCTCCTTCCTCGTCGGCGCGGTCGCCTCGCCGCTCGTCGGGATCGCCGGTGAGCACACCGCCGTCCCGATGGCCGTCGTCCAACTGGCGGCCGCACTGGTCGCGGGGGCCTGCTTCGTGGGACTGTGCCGTCCCTGGAACACGCGGGAGAACGCGCGTGCGGGGTCGGAAGGAGACGAGAGCTGA
- a CDS encoding nuclear transport factor 2 family protein produces the protein MTIQPAKLSDPAVRAFVNAVNSHDREGFLALLAPDATMSDDGSDRDLADWIDREIFSSHGHLDVDNESRGGRALVARYRNDTWGEMNTRWSFTVDEDGLISRFETGQA, from the coding sequence ATGACGATTCAGCCAGCCAAACTCAGCGATCCGGCCGTCCGGGCCTTCGTCAACGCCGTCAACTCCCATGATCGCGAGGGCTTCCTGGCGCTGCTCGCGCCCGACGCGACCATGTCCGACGACGGCTCCGACCGCGATCTCGCCGACTGGATCGACCGGGAGATCTTCTCGTCCCACGGCCATCTGGACGTCGACAACGAGTCCCGCGGCGGCCGTGCCCTTGTCGCCCGCTACCGGAACGACACCTGGGGCGAGATGAACACCAGGTGGAGCTTCACCGTCGACGAGGACGGACTGATCTCCCGCTTCGAGACCGGTCAGGCGTGA
- a CDS encoding WXG100 family type VII secretion target — protein MPTGAEDDHITVSFATLHELALELEDILKKLNGELGDLYDRVEPVVLSWKGEAREIFVEKLDEWDRSAQDLQAAQKWLHAYVTTGHANYAAAHRAVLRGWGAA, from the coding sequence ATGCCGACCGGTGCCGAGGACGACCACATCACCGTCTCGTTCGCCACGCTCCATGAACTCGCCCTGGAGCTGGAGGACATCCTCAAGAAGCTCAACGGCGAACTGGGCGACCTGTACGACCGCGTCGAACCGGTCGTGCTGTCCTGGAAGGGCGAGGCCCGCGAGATCTTCGTCGAGAAGCTGGACGAATGGGACCGCTCCGCACAGGACTTGCAGGCGGCCCAGAAGTGGCTGCACGCGTACGTCACCACCGGGCACGCCAACTACGCGGCGGCGCACCGGGCGGTGCTGCGCGGCTGGGGAGCGGCCTGA
- a CDS encoding contact-dependent growth inhibition system immunity protein: protein MPLSPLEHDRRYGELDQVMRAYLGQPADDTPEQPGPALTAYLRHTWHTRPWALAAAERQVREYADNPPGRLRLRLGEFYAIPDVGLPQGEIQSWLRCLADHIRHSVETGEVPPPAVPATRWEWHARFSELGQFLGGWFSQDMPDEFVGQHAAVEDYRDSTDRQLVARLVGEVQELLALDLDESDLALAVAELGMEVDPPAPYSPSGWLAVVAGQLAVPAGEG from the coding sequence GTGCCCCTGAGCCCCCTCGAACACGACCGCCGCTACGGCGAGCTCGACCAGGTCATGCGCGCCTACCTCGGGCAACCGGCGGACGACACCCCGGAACAGCCAGGCCCGGCCCTGACCGCCTACCTCCGGCACACCTGGCACACCCGGCCGTGGGCCCTCGCCGCCGCCGAGCGGCAGGTGCGGGAGTACGCCGACAACCCGCCGGGACGGCTCCGGCTGCGGCTCGGCGAGTTCTACGCCATCCCCGATGTCGGCCTGCCCCAGGGCGAGATCCAGTCCTGGCTGCGCTGCCTCGCCGACCACATCAGGCACAGCGTCGAGACGGGGGAGGTGCCGCCGCCCGCGGTCCCCGCCACCCGCTGGGAGTGGCACGCCCGCTTCTCGGAGCTCGGTCAGTTCCTCGGGGGCTGGTTCTCCCAGGACATGCCGGACGAGTTCGTCGGCCAGCACGCCGCCGTCGAGGACTACCGCGACTCCACCGACCGGCAGCTCGTGGCCCGCCTCGTCGGAGAGGTGCAGGAACTGCTCGCGCTGGACCTGGACGAGTCCGACCTCGCCCTCGCCGTCGCGGAACTCGGCATGGAGGTCGACCCTCCCGCGCCCTACTCGCCCAGCGGCTGGCTGGCGGTCGTCGCCGGGCAGCTCGCCGTGCCGGCCGGCGAGGGCTGA
- a CDS encoding MazG-like family protein, translated as MTDQDATAPLPLWPAIDELFSRLEATRTGQPGREDLLLRILKLSEETGEVAEAVIGATGQNPRKGVTHTWDDVQAELCDVVITALVALRTLTPEAGEVFERHLRRVRDRPLRPSARAGRPAQPSPAGTASCPATTASQPLGE; from the coding sequence ATGACCGACCAGGACGCGACCGCCCCGCTCCCCCTCTGGCCCGCCATCGACGAGCTGTTCTCCCGTCTGGAGGCGACCCGGACGGGCCAACCCGGCCGGGAGGACCTGCTGTTGCGCATCCTCAAGCTGTCGGAGGAGACCGGCGAGGTCGCGGAGGCGGTGATCGGCGCGACCGGCCAGAACCCGCGCAAGGGCGTCACCCACACCTGGGACGACGTCCAGGCGGAGCTGTGCGACGTCGTCATCACCGCCCTGGTGGCCCTGCGGACCCTGACCCCGGAGGCGGGGGAGGTGTTCGAACGGCATCTGCGGCGGGTGCGGGACCGGCCACTGCGGCCCTCGGCGCGGGCGGGCCGCCCGGCTCAGCCCTCGCCGGCCGGCACGGCGAGCTGCCCGGCGACGACCGCCAGCCAGCCGCTGGGCGAGTAG
- a CDS encoding DoxX family protein, which yields MSCYDRRDLGLLLLRLGTGGVLAAHGTQKLFGWFGGHGLEGTGQFMESVGYAPGKASAMAAGLAETGGGTLLALGLATPAAGAAAAGAMAGAAAVHAPNGFFAQAGGYEYAATLGLAAVGLAISGPGRLSLDHALGHVFNRGWMVPAALAATAAGTAAVVGARTRRVRAKAEGKQEALFEEVEES from the coding sequence ATGAGCTGTTACGACCGACGTGATCTGGGCCTGCTGCTGCTCCGGCTGGGCACGGGCGGGGTGCTGGCGGCGCACGGCACGCAGAAGCTGTTCGGCTGGTTCGGCGGCCACGGCCTGGAGGGCACCGGCCAGTTCATGGAGTCCGTCGGCTACGCACCCGGGAAGGCGAGCGCCATGGCGGCGGGCCTCGCGGAGACCGGCGGCGGCACCCTGCTCGCCCTGGGCCTGGCCACCCCGGCGGCGGGCGCGGCGGCCGCGGGGGCGATGGCGGGCGCGGCGGCGGTGCACGCCCCGAACGGCTTCTTCGCCCAGGCGGGCGGCTACGAGTACGCGGCGACCCTGGGCCTGGCCGCAGTGGGCCTCGCGATCAGCGGTCCGGGCCGGCTCTCCCTGGACCACGCCCTCGGCCACGTCTTCAACCGCGGCTGGATGGTGCCGGCCGCCCTCGCGGCGACGGCGGCGGGTACGGCGGCGGTGGTGGGGGCGCGGACGAGGCGGGTGCGGGCGAAAGCGGAGGGGAAGCAGGAGGCGCTGTTCGAGGAGGTCGAGGAGTCCTAG
- a CDS encoding small ribosomal subunit Rsm22 family protein produces the protein MTAPVPPADILRRSLAEMLDGLPPSQAAGAVERLIATYRGDTPTHAPILRDRADVAAYAAYRMPATFEAVRAALGAFADAVPGWVPGSHVDVGGGTGAATWAVSDTWAGARPVTVLDWAEPALALGRDLAAANPDLAGARWQRARIGSALDLPPADLLTVSYVLNELAESDRTALVDAAAAAAGSVLIVEAGTPAGYARVIEARDRLIRAGFRVAAPCPHSAACPIVPGTDWCHFSARVPRSSLHRRVKGGSLAYEDEKFSYVAATRLPAEPAPARVVRRPQIRKGQVLLDLCEADEQLRRTTVTKRHGDLYKAARDTDWGAAWPPEPSM, from the coding sequence GTGACCGCCCCCGTACCACCGGCCGACATCCTCCGCCGGAGCCTCGCCGAGATGCTCGACGGACTGCCGCCCAGTCAGGCCGCCGGCGCCGTCGAACGGCTCATCGCCACCTATCGCGGCGACACCCCGACCCACGCGCCGATCCTCCGCGACCGCGCCGATGTGGCCGCCTACGCCGCGTACCGGATGCCGGCCACCTTCGAGGCCGTGCGCGCGGCGCTGGGGGCGTTCGCCGACGCCGTTCCCGGGTGGGTCCCCGGCAGCCATGTGGACGTCGGCGGCGGTACCGGCGCCGCGACCTGGGCGGTCAGCGACACCTGGGCCGGCGCCCGCCCGGTGACCGTCCTCGACTGGGCCGAGCCCGCGCTCGCCCTCGGCCGGGACCTGGCCGCCGCCAACCCGGACCTGGCCGGCGCCCGCTGGCAGCGCGCCCGCATCGGCTCCGCGCTCGACCTGCCGCCCGCCGACCTGCTCACGGTGTCGTACGTCCTCAACGAGCTGGCCGAGTCCGACCGCACCGCGCTCGTCGACGCCGCCGCGGCCGCCGCGGGGAGCGTGCTGATCGTGGAGGCCGGGACGCCCGCCGGGTACGCCCGGGTCATCGAGGCCCGCGACCGGCTGATCCGCGCCGGGTTCCGGGTCGCCGCGCCCTGCCCGCACAGCGCCGCCTGCCCGATCGTCCCCGGCACCGACTGGTGCCACTTCTCCGCCCGCGTCCCCCGCTCCTCCCTGCACCGCAGGGTCAAGGGCGGCTCCCTGGCCTACGAGGACGAGAAGTTCTCCTACGTCGCCGCCACCCGGCTGCCCGCCGAGCCCGCCCCCGCCCGCGTCGTACGCCGCCCCCAGATCCGCAAGGGGCAGGTCCTGCTGGACCTGTGCGAGGCGGACGAGCAGCTGCGCCGTACGACGGTCACCAAACGCCACGGCGACCTGTACAAGGCGGCCCGCGACACGGACTGGGGCGCCGCCTGGCCACCGGAACCGTCGATGTGA
- a CDS encoding serine hydrolase domain-containing protein: MPSLEHAGERACGVGRRRELSAPRLRADTPQRAGLDPEALGHLAGEVRALTAGPRPWAAGAVVVAGRGPVIAVAEAAGWAVRYSSYDPRTDTGVELRPEDRVPATVHTPFDLASLTKLFTSVAAVQQIERGTVAMDAQVGHYLPEFRTLSQHRVTVRQLLTHTSGLRPELPLYDCPDRTARLTMLRTEAPSAPPGGYRYSDLNMLLLQFVLERVTGRSLDVLVRNGITRPLGMTATGFGPCPGAAATEDQWRPWAKADRGMLRGVVHDENAWALGGIAGHAGLFSTGRDLAVFCRALLAGGSYGPARILAPEFTDLLLARPGLGFALDQPWFMGALCGRGAAGHTGFTGTSLVLDRATDTFLVLLANTVHPRRRPADSAPRAALATWLARAVV, from the coding sequence GTGCCGTCCCTGGAACACGCGGGAGAACGCGCGTGCGGGGTCGGAAGGAGACGAGAGCTGAGCGCACCGAGACTGCGCGCCGACACCCCGCAGCGGGCCGGGCTGGACCCCGAGGCGCTCGGGCACCTGGCCGGCGAGGTGCGCGCCCTCACCGCCGGACCGCGCCCCTGGGCGGCCGGCGCGGTCGTGGTGGCCGGGCGCGGGCCCGTGATCGCCGTGGCCGAGGCGGCGGGCTGGGCCGTGCGCTACTCCTCCTACGACCCCCGCACCGACACCGGCGTCGAGCTGCGCCCCGAGGACCGGGTGCCGGCCACCGTCCACACCCCCTTCGACCTGGCGTCCCTGACCAAGCTGTTCACCTCGGTCGCGGCGGTGCAGCAGATCGAGCGCGGCACCGTGGCCATGGACGCCCAGGTGGGCCACTACCTGCCGGAGTTCCGGACCCTGTCCCAGCACCGGGTCACGGTACGGCAGCTGCTCACCCACACCTCCGGGCTGCGCCCCGAACTCCCGCTGTACGACTGCCCGGACCGCACCGCCCGGCTGACGATGCTGCGCACCGAGGCGCCGTCGGCCCCGCCCGGCGGCTACCGGTACTCGGACCTGAACATGCTGCTGCTCCAGTTCGTCCTGGAGCGCGTCACCGGCCGCAGCCTCGACGTCCTCGTGCGCAACGGCATCACCCGGCCGCTCGGCATGACCGCGACCGGGTTCGGGCCCTGCCCGGGGGCGGCGGCCACCGAGGACCAGTGGCGGCCGTGGGCCAAGGCCGACCGGGGGATGCTGCGGGGCGTCGTGCACGACGAGAACGCCTGGGCGCTCGGCGGTATCGCGGGGCACGCCGGGCTCTTCTCCACCGGCCGCGACCTCGCCGTCTTCTGCCGCGCCCTGCTCGCCGGCGGCTCCTACGGCCCGGCGCGCATCCTCGCCCCCGAGTTCACCGACCTCCTCCTCGCCCGGCCCGGCCTCGGCTTCGCCCTCGACCAGCCCTGGTTCATGGGCGCCCTCTGCGGCCGCGGCGCCGCGGGCCACACCGGCTTCACCGGCACGTCCCTGGTCCTCGACCGGGCGACGGACACGTTCCTGGTCCTGCTGGCCAACACGGTGCACCCCCGCCGCCGCCCGGCGGACAGCGCACCGAGGGCGGCCCTCGCGACATGGCTGGCGCGGGCGGTGGTGTGA
- a CDS encoding WXG100 family type VII secretion target, with amino-acid sequence MGTRGTGQGHQQGADLRVSSEDLTKLANDLDHMQGHLDQQVRRMDELVDRVEAGWRGPAATAYRDFHRAAAEDAVRIREVMKGLEQAVRLSRDGFSSDDLHVLEQMRRIHVDIDSEVDKLSTPNTAADDAATRPHSSLDGF; translated from the coding sequence ATGGGCACGCGAGGGACGGGGCAGGGGCACCAGCAAGGTGCCGATCTGCGTGTGTCGTCCGAGGACCTCACCAAGCTGGCGAACGACCTCGACCACATGCAGGGCCATCTCGACCAACAGGTCCGCCGCATGGACGAGTTGGTCGACCGGGTCGAGGCCGGCTGGCGGGGGCCCGCGGCGACGGCGTACCGGGACTTCCACCGCGCCGCGGCCGAGGACGCCGTGCGCATCCGGGAAGTGATGAAGGGCCTGGAACAGGCGGTGCGGCTGAGCCGGGACGGCTTCAGCAGCGATGACCTGCACGTGCTGGAGCAGATGCGGCGCATCCATGTGGACATCGACAGCGAGGTCGACAAGCTGTCCACGCCGAACACCGCGGCGGACGACGCCGCGACGCGCCCGCACAGCAGCCTGGACGGCTTCTGA
- a CDS encoding SDR family oxidoreductase codes for MTDTQSKIAVVTGAGSGIGRAVAVELLRGGWSVALAGRHVETLEETAALAPGAPSIAVRTDVAVPEDVAALLAATVDRFGRLDLLFNNAGTFGPGGVPVEELPYDAWRHVVDTNLNGAFLCAQAAYRTMKEQRPQGGRIINNGSISAHAPRPHSVAYTATKHALTGLTKSLSLDGRPYRIAVGQIDIGNAATEMTRRMSSGVLQANGETVPEPMMDVAEVARTVRHMAELPLETNVQFVTVLATAMPYIGRG; via the coding sequence ATGACTGACACCCAATCGAAGATCGCGGTGGTGACCGGCGCCGGTTCCGGGATCGGCCGGGCGGTCGCCGTGGAGCTGCTGCGCGGCGGCTGGTCGGTGGCGCTGGCCGGACGGCACGTCGAGACGCTGGAGGAGACGGCCGCGCTCGCACCCGGGGCGCCCTCGATCGCCGTGCGCACCGATGTGGCGGTGCCCGAGGACGTGGCGGCGCTGTTGGCGGCGACCGTGGACCGGTTCGGCCGGCTGGATCTGCTGTTCAACAACGCGGGCACGTTCGGACCCGGCGGGGTCCCGGTCGAGGAACTCCCCTACGACGCCTGGCGGCACGTGGTGGACACCAACCTGAACGGGGCGTTCCTGTGCGCGCAGGCGGCGTACCGGACGATGAAGGAGCAGCGCCCGCAGGGCGGCCGGATCATCAACAACGGCTCCATCTCCGCACACGCGCCCCGCCCGCACTCGGTCGCCTACACCGCGACCAAGCACGCGCTGACCGGTCTCACCAAGTCCCTCTCCCTGGACGGGCGTCCGTACCGGATCGCGGTCGGGCAGATCGACATCGGCAACGCGGCGACCGAGATGACCCGGCGGATGAGCAGCGGCGTGCTCCAGGCGAACGGCGAGACGGTGCCCGAGCCGATGATGGACGTGGCCGAAGTGGCGCGCACCGTACGGCACATGGCGGAGCTGCCGCTGGAGACGAATGTGCAGTTCGTGACGGTGCTGGCGACGGCGATGCCGTACATCGGGCGGGGCTGA
- a CDS encoding RNase A-like domain-containing protein, whose amino-acid sequence MGTPAQPGQGTIDVTPSVLHQVSTNVAGEQSPLDQGIKAFLTELARYPDGGGKGSAMKGFTTSYVKVANRFLDVWAKSVVSVGGAAVGFNSTANNYAAADHATHPAPSGPPAQRPAPRVIDTPPAYGPVTDFKWGDIDAGQSLAQEILEGLEGVVLTVMRPLLEHECRWGKAAEILPLPNHLRLYSISEAWRMPQGTLGMVEGMLTGYISGITDQSNQEWYDAMRAFCSTLWGTSAWGQTRDGYDWSNDGARKRGTSHPVFAVLFDTCDTMVDAVYNVALAAQDVRSDLHRIYTQAVKDSIRQLDPEKMEISHPTSVLKGLWHMGKGVVTDISIGIVLDIDEGAMNDAVTAYDNRVNRQARRIEDLMAALDEAFTSAPSFNAETARAEAFGARALTEFKGDPLYTVPGDDESHHRYPVDLANQEGVSGSHVIDKHVGKTDAQLEQRLRDQARVRADGTVAPIAASTFTDLGSAQRYTQEVLDDPANQQKVSRWLAGNPDPRRSTRTLGLAFPDAVGRTWTRGDSSAHDSHMVNVTLRPRPGGHPPYVVLTSMPSDTVQP is encoded by the coding sequence ATGGGCACCCCGGCACAGCCCGGCCAGGGGACGATCGATGTGACGCCCTCGGTCCTCCACCAGGTGTCCACCAACGTCGCGGGCGAGCAGAGCCCCCTCGACCAGGGCATCAAGGCGTTCCTCACCGAGCTGGCGCGGTATCCGGACGGTGGTGGCAAGGGCTCGGCGATGAAGGGCTTCACCACGTCCTACGTGAAGGTCGCCAACCGGTTCCTCGACGTCTGGGCCAAGTCCGTGGTGAGCGTGGGCGGTGCGGCGGTCGGCTTCAACAGCACCGCCAACAACTACGCGGCGGCCGACCACGCCACGCACCCCGCGCCGAGCGGTCCTCCGGCGCAACGCCCCGCCCCGCGGGTGATCGACACACCGCCCGCGTACGGGCCCGTCACCGATTTCAAGTGGGGTGACATCGACGCCGGCCAGAGCCTCGCACAGGAGATCCTGGAGGGGCTGGAGGGCGTGGTCCTCACCGTCATGCGGCCCCTGCTGGAGCACGAGTGCCGGTGGGGCAAGGCGGCGGAGATCCTCCCGCTCCCCAACCACCTGCGGCTGTACTCGATCTCCGAGGCGTGGCGCATGCCGCAGGGCACGCTCGGCATGGTGGAGGGGATGCTGACCGGCTACATCAGCGGCATCACCGACCAGTCCAACCAGGAGTGGTACGACGCGATGCGGGCGTTCTGCAGCACGCTGTGGGGCACGTCCGCCTGGGGCCAGACGCGGGACGGCTACGACTGGTCGAACGACGGCGCGCGCAAGAGAGGGACCAGCCACCCCGTCTTCGCCGTCCTGTTCGACACCTGCGACACCATGGTCGACGCGGTGTACAACGTGGCCCTGGCGGCGCAGGACGTGCGCAGCGACCTGCACCGGATCTACACCCAGGCCGTGAAGGACAGCATCCGGCAGCTGGACCCGGAGAAGATGGAGATCAGCCATCCCACCAGTGTGCTCAAGGGGTTGTGGCACATGGGCAAGGGCGTGGTGACGGACATCTCGATCGGTATCGTCCTGGACATCGACGAGGGCGCGATGAACGACGCCGTCACCGCCTACGACAACCGGGTCAACCGCCAGGCACGGCGTATCGAGGACCTGATGGCGGCGCTGGACGAGGCTTTCACGAGCGCGCCGAGCTTCAACGCCGAAACGGCGAGGGCCGAGGCGTTCGGCGCGCGCGCCCTGACGGAATTCAAGGGGGATCCGCTCTACACGGTCCCCGGCGACGACGAGTCCCACCACCGCTACCCCGTCGATCTCGCGAACCAGGAAGGCGTCTCGGGCTCGCACGTCATCGACAAACACGTGGGCAAGACGGACGCCCAGCTGGAACAGCGGCTCCGTGATCAGGCGCGGGTCCGCGCGGACGGCACGGTCGCGCCGATCGCCGCCTCGACCTTCACCGACCTGGGCTCGGCGCAGCGTTACACCCAGGAGGTTCTCGACGACCCGGCCAACCAGCAGAAGGTCTCCCGCTGGCTGGCGGGAAATCCGGATCCGCGGCGGTCCACCCGGACCCTGGGCCTCGCCTTCCCCGACGCCGTGGGCAGGACGTGGACTCGCGGTGACTCCTCCGCCCATGACTCACATATGGTCAACGTGACGCTGAGACCACGCCCGGGTGGCCATCCTCCGTATGTCGTGCTCACCTCGATGCCCAGCGACACGGTTCAGCCGTAG